In one Candidatus Edwardsbacteria bacterium genomic region, the following are encoded:
- a CDS encoding UvrD-helicase domain-containing protein — protein MSEVLIKDSEYKFPHLLVVSASAGSGKTHALTLRYVQFLLSPAIPQNEVQNILAITFTKNAAREMKERIIAWLKALALNSDKETLAQTAAVLKIKPKEIPAAAAAALDRILKGYSDFQVQTIDSFDKNIFMASINDFDLPSDIELALNYTDLLNYSIADMLSRSGKDEALDRSLDDFISTLNRTEGAIFAWKPEEKMAKEFSVLLGIEAKKYGNIIDHSEPGKVNQFLIVIKTEYEGIITEAQKSGLELKKPSKFMEYVSSREISKLLDLTISNRTLPVAKPKKADKAYEQMMGRWLELRQVFEQLAYAHATSYYSAYARLFGDFKTYLARSQKQLGIVHLNDLGRYLNGYLREEIIPEVYLRLGARLNHFLIDEFQDTSPMQWLTLDPLFREALSRQGSLFVVGDVKQAIYMFRNADYRIMRQMMEEAKSAKGGEKVPASVAGSAHVKSLLNNYRSGGVIVDYVNGVFKGKLKAMLGTEDFAADDSGLTEYEQQALPERKSQGYVLVKHIPAKASEPEDGETNGDESPAAETEETGPPEPGRDDLLAIIKDVLSRGYSPRDIAVLAHKNAQLEDAVGWLNKAGIPVASSSSLDIRNRKVVAELAELLKFLDSPVDDLSFYRFISGNIMNRAASSLNINLTPELLHALLAVRRESREYLYQCFKRDAVLGQLWSVFLEPLYQKAGYYPLYDLLSLAMKALNVFANFAEEADSLAKMLESVNGLEAKGANSIRDFLEQAGRQDQELFQQELPEYGDAVRLMTFHKAKGLGFPVVINLLYDSRASKGSIYYAKEGDDLALYRITKQTAEINDTLGGIFDRQAIDDQIAEMNLLYVICTRAKYELYNLVVYKSDKCFYKRLFDVTEKGAKRDVKGDKATQSPTEIILPENFARKDDIRGDKWTSHRLHETRKGEVYHRALELAEEPSGRLNEEVERVFARLEKEGTLSDFSAAEATEMKQHVATFLEDQKIKEWFRTDEGRNISKEKNFIGRDGRLYRMDRLIVQDERLTLVDFKTGREGDHRKQMKEYAEILGEVYPGKKIRVFIAHVETAKVEELS, from the coding sequence ATGTCCGAAGTGTTAATAAAAGACAGCGAATACAAATTTCCCCACCTGCTGGTGGTCTCGGCCTCGGCCGGGTCCGGCAAGACCCACGCCCTGACCCTTCGCTATGTCCAGTTCCTGCTATCCCCGGCAATCCCCCAGAACGAGGTTCAGAATATACTGGCCATCACCTTCACCAAGAACGCCGCCCGGGAGATGAAGGAACGGATAATTGCCTGGCTGAAAGCTCTGGCCCTGAACAGTGACAAGGAAACCCTGGCCCAGACGGCAGCTGTTTTAAAGATCAAACCAAAGGAGATTCCCGCCGCGGCTGCCGCGGCGCTGGACCGGATCCTGAAAGGTTATTCCGATTTTCAGGTTCAGACCATAGACAGCTTCGATAAAAACATCTTCATGGCATCGATAAATGATTTTGACCTGCCGTCGGACATAGAGCTGGCCCTCAACTACACCGACCTGCTGAATTATTCCATCGCCGACATGCTGAGCCGGTCCGGAAAGGATGAGGCCCTGGACAGATCGCTGGATGATTTCATCTCCACCCTAAACCGTACCGAGGGGGCGATCTTTGCCTGGAAACCCGAAGAAAAGATGGCTAAAGAATTCTCGGTGCTTCTTGGCATAGAAGCCAAGAAGTACGGAAACATCATCGATCATTCGGAGCCCGGCAAGGTGAATCAGTTCTTAATCGTAATAAAAACGGAATATGAAGGCATAATCACTGAAGCCCAAAAAAGCGGCCTGGAGCTGAAGAAACCAAGCAAATTCATGGAATATGTGTCATCCCGCGAAATATCTAAACTTCTGGATCTGACGATATCCAACCGGACCCTGCCGGTTGCCAAACCTAAAAAGGCAGACAAGGCCTACGAACAAATGATGGGCCGTTGGCTGGAACTCCGACAGGTTTTCGAGCAGCTGGCCTATGCCCATGCCACATCGTACTACAGCGCCTATGCCCGGCTGTTCGGGGATTTTAAAACCTACCTGGCGCGGTCCCAAAAACAACTGGGTATTGTCCACTTGAACGATCTGGGGCGTTATTTAAACGGATACCTTAGGGAAGAGATCATTCCCGAGGTCTATCTGAGGCTGGGTGCCCGGCTCAACCATTTCCTGATAGACGAATTTCAGGACACCTCGCCCATGCAGTGGTTGACGCTGGATCCCCTGTTTAGGGAGGCCCTGTCTCGCCAGGGTTCGCTGTTCGTGGTGGGCGACGTCAAACAGGCCATCTACATGTTCCGCAACGCCGACTACAGGATTATGCGGCAGATGATGGAAGAGGCCAAATCCGCCAAGGGCGGGGAGAAGGTCCCGGCCAGTGTGGCCGGCAGCGCCCATGTCAAGTCCCTATTGAACAACTACCGCAGCGGGGGGGTGATAGTCGATTATGTGAACGGTGTGTTTAAGGGAAAACTGAAAGCAATGCTGGGCACCGAGGATTTTGCCGCCGATGACAGCGGCTTGACTGAATATGAACAGCAGGCCCTGCCGGAAAGAAAGTCCCAGGGTTATGTGCTGGTGAAGCACATTCCGGCCAAGGCCTCCGAGCCCGAAGATGGGGAAACAAATGGAGACGAAAGTCCGGCGGCCGAAACGGAGGAGACTGGCCCGCCGGAGCCGGGCCGGGATGATCTTTTAGCGATAATCAAGGATGTCCTATCGCGGGGATATTCTCCCCGGGACATAGCCGTGCTGGCCCATAAGAATGCCCAGCTGGAGGATGCAGTGGGCTGGCTGAACAAGGCCGGCATACCGGTGGCCTCGTCCAGTTCGCTTGATATCCGGAACCGCAAGGTGGTGGCCGAACTGGCGGAGCTGTTGAAATTCCTGGACTCGCCGGTGGATGACCTGTCATTTTACCGTTTCATCAGTGGGAATATAATGAACCGTGCGGCATCATCATTAAACATCAACCTGACACCGGAACTGCTGCACGCCCTGTTGGCCGTCCGCCGGGAAAGCCGGGAATACCTCTACCAGTGTTTCAAGCGTGATGCCGTACTGGGACAGCTGTGGTCAGTTTTCCTGGAGCCGCTCTACCAAAAAGCGGGCTATTATCCACTTTATGACCTGCTCTCCCTGGCAATGAAGGCGCTGAATGTCTTTGCCAATTTTGCCGAGGAGGCCGATTCTCTGGCCAAGATGCTGGAGTCGGTCAACGGCCTGGAGGCCAAGGGAGCCAACAGTATCCGTGATTTTCTGGAGCAAGCCGGGCGCCAGGACCAGGAACTGTTCCAGCAGGAACTGCCGGAATACGGCGATGCCGTCCGGCTGATGACCTTCCACAAGGCCAAGGGTCTGGGCTTTCCCGTCGTAATAAACCTGTTGTATGACTCCCGGGCCTCGAAAGGATCGATTTATTACGCCAAGGAGGGGGATGACCTTGCGCTTTACAGAATAACCAAGCAGACGGCCGAGATCAATGACACCCTGGGCGGAATATTTGACCGCCAGGCCATTGATGATCAAATAGCCGAGATGAACCTGCTTTATGTGATCTGCACCAGAGCCAAGTATGAGCTTTATAACCTGGTGGTTTACAAAAGTGATAAATGTTTTTATAAAAGGCTTTTTGACGTAACCGAGAAGGGTGCTAAGCGTGATGTGAAAGGAGACAAGGCGACCCAGTCTCCCACCGAGATCATCCTGCCGGAAAACTTTGCCAGGAAAGACGACATCAGGGGGGATAAATGGACCAGCCATCGCCTGCATGAGACCCGCAAGGGGGAGGTTTATCACCGGGCCCTGGAACTTGCCGAAGAGCCATCGGGCCGATTAAACGAAGAGGTCGAGCGGGTATTTGCCCGGCTGGAAAAGGAGGGAACGCTGTCTGATTTCTCCGCGGCCGAGGCCACAGAGATGAAACAGCATGTCGCCACATTCCTCGAAGATCAAAAGATAAAAGAATGGTTCCGGACTGACGAAGGAAGGAATATCTCTAAGGAGAAGAATTTCATCGGCCGGGATGGAAGACTTTACCGTATGGATCGTCTGATAGTCCAGGATGAGCGGCTGACCCTGGTTGATTTCAAGACCGGTCGGGAGGGCGACCACCGGAAGCAGATGAAGGAATATGCTGAGATCCTGGGGGAGGTCTATCCCGGCAAAAAGATCAGGGTCTTTATCGCCCATGTCGAAACCGCCAAAGTGGAGGAATTATCATGA
- a CDS encoding PD-(D/E)XK nuclease family protein translates to MNRTIVLSKGGDLVAGAVEILLEQGENLDQSLLVFPGKRPAVAVYELLAAKKGKAMAGPEILSIDEWVDGACDELGLITRPVSPADGMALLYDLHRERGSFGAGKKDYSLDEFAPWGFKLQADFDELYIEGVRPEQLSSFQALAEQKIPPRMQKDFSDFSGMYRAFYDKIQAEGLSTRAWRYARVSEGTARLKLGKYSCIILAGFYALTRAEQAIFRELLKLDQTTILLQDGPGIEGIIKALGLKPEMPETKGPNAKPHYHRARDIHGEVFGLNQILKGTGKLDGRAIILPSPESLFPLVEHTLPLTGDDWNISMGYPLFRTPIYAMIKALRQALEQKNDNRYYLQDYLGLLLHPYLKNIKMGDSVQAGRILAHTVEEQLTQHQARFVELEVIERDQELVKKFCERCSVGGNHDVSRDLAGKHLANIHQVVFRNFDQIADIGDFAGKLQNLVSFISREGSANRHPYTSAFIESLLNGLEDLRHSMLAGQRFDRVGSYFRFLEHFLGSIAVPFGGSSSRCLQVLGMMETRGIKFREVFLLDANEGILPPGKSPDTLLPHAMRQELGLIGYREREMILKYYFENLVWGAEDVHIFFREGDGQEKSRFVEDLMWREQQRTNDPKAGRPSPVFFRTIFGHGDPRPIAKNQEVIGQLAGMSFSPTMLDSYLKCPLQFYYHYVMGLKEKEEAGEEVDQSMIGKLVHGILENFFERCKGKKLTIVKGDRKEIKEICDKAFAKEFGQVLDGPVRLIKMQVENRLEAILQYHDQHLKDIEIISNEDTLTGSMKLEDGRLVMLNGRVDRVDRRGQDIFILDYKTGANPSKPNNKKVQLDGRVDWHRTVKSVQLPLYLLLYKDKHQEVPVEVLNSGLLVLGKKAICQENLFEASDSRQELLERYHRVIKALITEILDPAEPLGDCPDPSTTCPNCNYTIICDRQWIKAAGG, encoded by the coding sequence ATGAACCGGACCATAGTTCTTTCCAAGGGCGGCGACCTGGTGGCCGGGGCGGTTGAAATATTGCTGGAGCAGGGAGAGAATCTGGACCAGTCCCTGCTTGTCTTTCCCGGCAAAAGGCCGGCCGTTGCGGTCTACGAACTTTTGGCGGCCAAGAAGGGCAAAGCCATGGCCGGTCCGGAGATCTTGTCAATAGATGAGTGGGTTGACGGGGCCTGTGATGAACTGGGGTTGATCACCCGGCCGGTCTCTCCCGCCGATGGAATGGCCCTGCTATACGACCTGCACCGGGAACGGGGCTCTTTCGGGGCCGGGAAGAAAGATTACAGTCTGGATGAATTCGCTCCCTGGGGTTTCAAGCTCCAGGCCGATTTTGACGAACTTTATATCGAGGGGGTAAGGCCCGAACAGCTGTCATCGTTCCAGGCGCTGGCCGAGCAAAAGATCCCACCCCGGATGCAAAAGGATTTCAGTGACTTTTCAGGCATGTACCGGGCCTTTTATGACAAGATCCAAGCTGAGGGGCTTTCTACCAGGGCCTGGCGGTATGCCCGGGTTTCGGAGGGAACGGCCCGGCTGAAACTTGGCAAATATTCCTGCATCATTTTGGCCGGGTTTTATGCCCTAACCCGGGCCGAGCAGGCGATATTCAGGGAATTGCTGAAGTTGGATCAGACTACCATCCTGCTCCAGGACGGGCCGGGCATCGAAGGCATAATCAAGGCCCTGGGTTTAAAACCGGAGATGCCGGAGACAAAGGGACCAAATGCTAAACCGCATTATCATCGGGCCAGGGACATTCATGGCGAGGTTTTCGGGCTGAACCAGATACTGAAAGGCACCGGTAAACTCGACGGCCGGGCGATCATCCTGCCGTCCCCGGAGAGCCTGTTCCCATTGGTGGAACATACCCTGCCTCTAACGGGAGACGATTGGAACATATCAATGGGCTACCCCCTGTTCCGAACCCCAATCTACGCCATGATCAAGGCCCTGCGACAGGCTCTGGAACAAAAAAATGATAACAGGTATTATTTACAGGATTACCTGGGATTATTGTTGCATCCCTATCTGAAGAATATCAAGATGGGGGATTCTGTCCAGGCAGGACGGATACTGGCCCATACCGTAGAGGAGCAGTTGACCCAACATCAAGCCCGGTTCGTCGAGCTTGAGGTTATCGAGCGGGACCAGGAACTGGTTAAAAAATTCTGCGAAAGGTGCTCGGTGGGAGGCAATCATGATGTTAGCCGGGACTTGGCGGGGAAACACCTGGCAAATATCCACCAGGTGGTGTTCCGGAATTTTGACCAGATCGCCGATATCGGGGATTTTGCCGGGAAACTTCAGAACCTGGTGTCCTTCATTTCCCGCGAGGGTTCGGCCAACCGGCATCCTTATACTTCGGCCTTCATAGAGTCGCTGCTGAACGGCCTGGAGGACCTGCGACACTCAATGCTGGCCGGCCAGAGGTTTGACCGGGTGGGTTCCTATTTCCGCTTTCTGGAGCACTTCCTGGGCAGCATAGCGGTGCCTTTCGGAGGCAGCAGCTCCCGCTGCCTGCAGGTGCTGGGGATGATGGAAACCAGGGGCATAAAGTTCCGGGAGGTATTTTTGCTGGACGCCAACGAAGGCATACTTCCACCCGGAAAGTCACCGGACACCCTTCTGCCGCACGCCATGCGCCAGGAGCTGGGGCTGATCGGCTACCGGGAGCGGGAGATGATCCTGAAATATTACTTTGAGAATCTGGTTTGGGGTGCGGAGGATGTTCATATATTCTTCCGGGAGGGCGACGGCCAGGAAAAGAGCCGTTTTGTTGAGGACCTGATGTGGCGGGAACAACAGAGGACAAATGACCCGAAGGCCGGAAGGCCAAGCCCGGTGTTCTTCCGGACAATTTTCGGACATGGCGACCCCCGGCCCATCGCTAAGAACCAGGAAGTGATCGGGCAACTAGCAGGCATGAGTTTTTCGCCCACTATGCTGGACAGTTACCTGAAATGCCCGCTACAGTTTTATTACCATTATGTAATGGGGCTGAAGGAGAAGGAGGAGGCCGGAGAAGAGGTGGACCAGAGCATGATAGGCAAACTAGTCCACGGGATACTGGAGAATTTCTTTGAACGATGCAAGGGTAAAAAGCTGACCATCGTCAAGGGTGATAGGAAAGAAATCAAGGAGATTTGCGACAAGGCATTTGCCAAAGAATTCGGCCAGGTGCTGGACGGCCCGGTCCGGCTGATCAAGATGCAGGTGGAGAACCGCCTGGAGGCCATTTTGCAGTATCATGACCAGCACCTGAAAGACATCGAGATCATCAGCAACGAGGACACCCTGACCGGCAGCATGAAATTGGAAGACGGGCGCCTGGTGATGCTCAACGGAAGGGTCGACCGGGTCGACCGGAGGGGCCAAGATATCTTCATTCTGGATTACAAGACGGGAGCCAACCCGTCCAAGCCCAATAACAAGAAAGTTCAACTCGATGGCCGGGTAGACTGGCACAGGACCGTAAAATCGGTGCAGTTGCCGTTGTATCTGCTGTTGTACAAGGACAAGCACCAGGAAGTTCCGGTTGAGGTATTGAACAGCGGCCTGCTGGTGCTGGGAAAAAAAGCGATCTGTCAGGAGAACCTGTTCGAGGCCTCCGATTCCCGCCAGGAATTGTTAGAAAGGTATCATCGGGTGATAAAAGCCCTGATAACCGAGATCCTTGATCCGGCCGAACCATTAGGCGATTGTCCAGATCCGAGCACGACCTGCCCGAACTGCAATTATACCATCATCTGTGACAGGCAATGGATCAAGGCAGCGGGAGGTTGA
- a CDS encoding sigma-70 family RNA polymerase sigma factor, with protein METLSDQELIEKVLSGQDAYYSQLVKRYQRAIYSTAARYLRSHAAADEAAQETFIKAYFSLRTYNNQYRFYTWLVRITINLCHDAVKKQQRYVTLEEDHQLSDSDDPLENAIQNDSCQRIRNEIDGLPNDQREVLLLRVDKELSYEEISRALKIPLGTVMSRLFRGRKTLMERLKDVI; from the coding sequence TTGGAAACACTAAGCGACCAAGAACTGATAGAAAAAGTGCTGTCCGGCCAGGACGCCTATTACAGCCAGCTGGTGAAAAGATACCAGCGGGCTATCTATTCCACTGCCGCCAGGTACCTAAGAAGCCATGCGGCGGCCGACGAAGCGGCCCAGGAAACATTCATCAAGGCCTATTTTTCACTTAGAACCTACAATAACCAGTACCGGTTCTATACCTGGCTGGTGCGGATAACCATAAACCTTTGCCATGATGCGGTAAAAAAACAACAACGGTACGTGACCTTGGAGGAAGATCACCAACTGTCGGACTCCGATGACCCTCTGGAGAATGCCATTCAGAACGACTCCTGCCAAAGGATCAGGAACGAGATAGACGGCCTGCCAAACGACCAGCGGGAGGTCCTCTTATTAAGGGTCGATAAAGAGCTTTCCTATGAAGAGATCAGCCGGGCCCTGAAAATCCCCCTGGGGACGGTAATGTCCCGGCTGTTCCGGGGAAGAAAGACCCTGATGGAAAGGTTGAAGGATGTAATATGA
- a CDS encoding zf-HC2 domain-containing protein: MNKNEHKIDLDQLQAYIDGQLDQRDRAMVDAHLSHCPECQGLVTQLKNLDQAVADAECQSAPEGYFDTLASRVAGGIAQRKIARKKTPLWGIFNWGGMPIAAAASVIILLVISVNLFYSGEFSNPRETELDKAVSMVKDEEPLLARAPEKKSRAAAPRARQEMALVAAAPHVVYEVKTIVIFLPADDSPCPPPEISTAIEIDIPNGS, translated from the coding sequence ATGAATAAGAATGAACATAAAATAGATCTGGACCAATTGCAGGCCTATATTGACGGGCAGTTGGATCAGCGGGATCGAGCCATGGTAGATGCCCATCTAAGCCATTGCCCGGAATGCCAGGGGCTGGTCACGCAATTGAAGAACCTGGACCAGGCCGTGGCCGATGCGGAATGCCAATCGGCTCCCGAGGGATACTTTGACACCTTGGCTTCCAGAGTGGCCGGCGGCATCGCCCAAAGAAAGATAGCCCGGAAGAAAACGCCCCTATGGGGAATTTTTAACTGGGGTGGAATGCCGATAGCTGCCGCGGCTTCGGTGATCATTTTATTGGTCATTTCCGTGAACCTGTTTTACTCCGGAGAATTCTCCAACCCCCGGGAAACAGAGCTTGATAAAGCCGTCAGCATGGTCAAAGACGAAGAACCGCTCCTGGCCCGGGCTCCGGAAAAGAAATCCCGGGCGGCGGCCCCACGCGCCAGGCAGGAGATGGCGCTGGTTGCTGCGGCGCCCCACGTGGTGTATGAGGTGAAGACCATCGTCATCTTCCTGCCGGCTGATGATTCGCCCTGCCCGCCGCCGGAGATCTCCACCGCCATAGAAATAGATATTCCCAACGGAAGTTGA
- a CDS encoding energy transducer TonB yields MPHNYIWLFPLAGVLIGFALSSAFLRLKPAFSKGYTRSNYAPIESNDLKLGLLFTVYGLILIMLSSAGYSLYQNIQNAKLASDNTIYVPDKTKIIIYQLPPPPPIDKRFIDIDHSLPKAIAAPMPGIPTPVADALATDDGGFSQRDLNNALIANAVNPDTIKGPVEFVKDNDIPESGIFQELSKKPVLLKSIKPVYPSICIAAQAEGRVYLNLLLDYDGHIMKVEIVRSSGNSALDEAAVAAAGQFIFSPALASSGKAVRVWLAYPITFSLGK; encoded by the coding sequence ATGCCACACAACTATATCTGGTTATTCCCGCTGGCTGGAGTCCTGATCGGATTCGCCTTAAGCTCGGCCTTCCTGCGCTTAAAGCCTGCATTTTCAAAGGGATATACCCGGAGCAACTATGCGCCCATTGAGAGCAATGACCTGAAGCTTGGCCTGTTATTTACGGTTTACGGACTGATTTTGATTATGCTCTCTTCGGCGGGATATTCATTATATCAAAACATCCAAAATGCCAAACTTGCTTCCGACAATACCATATATGTGCCTGACAAAACAAAAATCATTATTTACCAGTTGCCTCCGCCTCCGCCTATAGATAAAAGATTTATTGATATAGATCATTCCCTGCCGAAAGCGATTGCCGCCCCGATGCCCGGCATCCCCACGCCGGTGGCTGATGCCCTGGCAACGGATGACGGCGGCTTTTCTCAAAGGGATCTAAACAACGCCCTGATTGCTAATGCTGTTAACCCCGATACCATAAAAGGACCAGTCGAATTTGTCAAGGACAACGATATCCCCGAATCCGGGATCTTCCAGGAACTGAGCAAAAAGCCAGTATTGCTCAAATCCATAAAACCTGTCTACCCTTCAATCTGCATCGCCGCCCAGGCCGAAGGCCGGGTCTACCTGAATCTGCTGCTTGACTATGACGGCCATATCATGAAGGTGGAGATCGTAAGAAGCTCCGGCAATTCGGCCCTGGACGAAGCGGCGGTGGCTGCCGCCGGGCAATTCATCTTCTCTCCGGCCCTGGCCTCCTCCGGCAAGGCGGTAAGGGTTTGGCTGGCCTATCCCATCACCTTCTCCTTGGGAAAATAG
- the lnt gene encoding apolipoprotein N-acyltransferase — MRRSFILASITSLLLFLIFPLFSLWPLAFVSLIPLYFGIENLSVRRAFLVAWLSGFFFFCGLLHWIVFNPAVESWVKPLLYLGVVLIAAYLSLFFAASFSLAKWLSGRLNIPFWWAAPFGLVLFDFLRSHGILGFPWGSLGYSLARWTSAIQMASFTGVYGITFWIVLMNGLIYWLIKYFIANRPFRLTTPAVLKISLVLLIFVMPPLIGKIMLSRVNKEMRNAPMLNVSLIQGNIEQGLRWDHDFREYNWQTYDSLSRQALKQPVDLLVWPETALPFYLRYEPEYFLRALSLANDLKSSILTGVPDFSYEPSQQRQLYYNSAFLIRPIYGLTNSYAKSHLVPFGERFPYKDKIPFIRNVNFGEGEWTPGADSIVFDLGGINFSCMICFESIFPEIARKQVSQGARFLVNITNDGWFGRSGAARQHAEMAVFRAVEQRRAIARCANSGISMFILPTGENIKPTPLYKQIIITNAIPLLNTRTFYQKHGDIFVLFILLASLLPILALLIKSFLFKNNPTK, encoded by the coding sequence ATGCGACGCAGTTTTATTTTAGCTTCCATTACCAGTCTTTTATTATTCCTTATATTCCCCCTCTTTTCCCTGTGGCCCCTGGCATTTGTCTCATTGATCCCCTTGTATTTCGGCATTGAAAATCTCTCTGTTCGCAGAGCGTTTCTTGTTGCCTGGCTGAGCGGATTTTTCTTCTTCTGCGGCCTGCTTCATTGGATAGTGTTCAACCCTGCGGTGGAGAGCTGGGTCAAGCCACTGTTATACTTGGGAGTGGTTTTAATCGCAGCCTATCTTTCCCTTTTCTTTGCCGCTTCTTTTTCTCTAGCCAAATGGTTGTCTGGCAGATTAAATATACCGTTTTGGTGGGCGGCCCCATTCGGCCTGGTGCTGTTCGATTTCCTCCGCAGCCACGGCATCCTGGGTTTCCCCTGGGGCTCATTGGGCTATAGCCTGGCCAGGTGGACCAGCGCCATTCAGATGGCCTCTTTTACCGGGGTATACGGGATTACTTTCTGGATCGTTCTGATGAACGGGCTGATTTATTGGCTTATAAAATATTTCATCGCTAACCGGCCCTTCCGGTTGACCACCCCGGCTGTTTTAAAAATATCCTTGGTGCTGCTGATCTTTGTTATGCCGCCGCTAATCGGTAAAATTATGCTATCCAGGGTAAATAAAGAGATGCGCAATGCCCCTATGCTCAACGTCTCCCTGATACAGGGAAATATAGAACAGGGGTTGCGTTGGGATCACGATTTTCGAGAATATAACTGGCAGACCTATGATTCCCTCAGCCGGCAGGCCCTAAAACAGCCGGTTGATCTGCTGGTGTGGCCGGAAACGGCCCTGCCTTTTTATCTCCGGTATGAGCCGGAATATTTTTTACGAGCCCTTTCCCTGGCCAATGATTTAAAAAGCAGCATCCTGACCGGGGTTCCGGACTTTTCCTATGAACCAAGTCAGCAAAGACAGCTTTATTATAATTCGGCCTTTTTGATACGTCCCATCTACGGATTGACCAATTCTTATGCCAAAAGCCACCTGGTGCCGTTCGGCGAAAGGTTCCCCTACAAGGATAAGATACCCTTTATCAGAAATGTTAATTTTGGCGAGGGTGAATGGACCCCGGGAGCCGACAGCATTGTTTTCGATTTGGGCGGCATAAATTTCTCCTGTATGATCTGTTTTGAATCCATCTTCCCGGAGATCGCCCGAAAACAAGTAAGCCAGGGCGCCAGGTTCCTGGTCAACATCACCAATGACGGGTGGTTCGGGCGATCCGGGGCGGCCCGCCAGCACGCCGAAATGGCCGTCTTCCGGGCGGTGGAACAGCGGCGAGCGATAGCCCGCTGCGCCAACTCCGGCATCTCCATGTTCATCCTGCCCACCGGAGAGAACATCAAACCCACCCCCCTTTATAAACAAATAATAATAACCAATGCCATCCCGCTTTTAAACACCAGAACCTTTTATCAGAAGCATGGCGATATCTTCGTTTTATTTATCCTCCTCGCCTCACTTCTCCCTATTCTTGCCCTTCTTATTAAATCATTCCTTTTTAAAAACAATCCTACTAAATGA
- a CDS encoding phosphoribosylglycinamide formyltransferase — translation MDDKLKLACLASGGGTNLQAIIDNIESGRLDARIVAVISNVPGAGALERAQKHGIPWFVVNNKDYPTRELFDRELSAIIDRQKAQLICLCGFLRIFSPFFIDHYPNRIINIHPALLPAFGGKGFYGHKVHQAVLASGEKVSGCTVHFVDKEVDHGPIILQRTVPVLPEDTPNTLAARVLKEEHIAYSQAISMIAHGKLETAGNKATPLKAQN, via the coding sequence ATGGATGATAAATTGAAATTAGCCTGCCTGGCCTCCGGCGGCGGAACCAATCTCCAGGCCATAATTGATAATATCGAATCCGGCCGGCTTGATGCCCGGATAGTGGCCGTCATCTCCAACGTTCCCGGTGCCGGCGCTTTGGAAAGGGCACAAAAGCACGGCATTCCCTGGTTCGTCGTCAATAATAAAGACTATCCCACCCGCGAACTTTTTGACCGGGAGTTGTCCGCCATTATTGACCGCCAGAAAGCCCAATTGATCTGCCTTTGCGGGTTTTTGCGCATTTTTAGTCCGTTTTTCATAGACCACTATCCCAACCGCATTATCAATATCCATCCCGCCCTGCTGCCGGCCTTTGGCGGCAAGGGATTTTACGGCCACAAGGTGCATCAGGCCGTGCTGGCCTCCGGGGAAAAAGTATCGGGCTGTACGGTTCACTTTGTGGACAAAGAGGTGGACCACGGCCCCATCATCCTGCAGAGAACAGTGCCGGTGCTGCCGGAGGACACTCCGAACACCCTGGCAGCCAGGGTGCTGAAAGAGGAGCACATCGCCTATTCCCAGGCCATATCTATGATCGCCCATGGCAAATTAGAGACCGCCGGAAACAAAGCAACCCCCTTAAAAGCACAGAACTAA